One Burkholderia sp. PAMC 26561 genomic window carries:
- the bktB gene encoding beta-ketothiolase BktB translates to MTQREVVVVSGVRTAIGDFGGALKDFSPTDLGARVVREVLSRADLSGDDVGHVVFGNVIQTEPKDMYLARVAALNGGVTQHAPALTVNRLCGSGLQAIVSAAQSILLGDTDIAIGGGAESMSRAPYLAPAARFGQRMGDARLVDMMLGALHDPFDSIHMGVTAENIAAKYGISRETQDELAVESHRRAARALEGGYFKEQILAVTQASKKGDIVFDTDEHVRMNATLADFSKLKPVFAKENGTVTAGNASGINDAAAAVVLMERNEAEKRGLRPLARLVSYAHAGVDPKYMGIGPVPATRKALERAGLSVADLDVIEANEAFAAQACAVSKELALDPAKVNPNGSGISLGHPIGATGALITVKALYELQRTGGRYALVTMCIGGGQGIAAIFERVSSD, encoded by the coding sequence ATGACGCAGCGTGAAGTGGTGGTGGTCAGTGGAGTACGGACTGCAATCGGCGATTTCGGCGGTGCTCTGAAGGACTTCAGCCCGACCGATCTTGGCGCACGTGTGGTGCGCGAGGTTTTATCGCGGGCGGATCTGTCCGGCGATGACGTCGGCCATGTCGTGTTCGGCAACGTGATCCAGACCGAGCCGAAGGACATGTACCTGGCGCGCGTCGCCGCGTTGAACGGCGGCGTCACGCAACACGCACCGGCGTTGACCGTCAACCGGCTGTGCGGATCGGGATTGCAGGCCATTGTTTCCGCCGCGCAATCCATCTTGCTGGGCGATACCGATATCGCCATCGGCGGCGGTGCGGAGAGCATGAGCCGGGCGCCGTATCTCGCGCCGGCCGCGCGGTTCGGCCAGCGCATGGGCGACGCCCGTCTCGTCGACATGATGCTCGGCGCGCTCCACGATCCCTTCGATTCCATTCACATGGGCGTGACCGCTGAGAACATCGCGGCGAAGTACGGCATTTCGCGCGAGACGCAGGATGAGCTTGCGGTGGAGTCCCACAGGCGGGCGGCGCGGGCCCTCGAAGGGGGCTATTTCAAGGAGCAGATCCTTGCGGTGACGCAGGCGTCGAAGAAGGGTGACATCGTCTTCGATACCGACGAACACGTCCGCATGAATGCAACGCTCGCAGACTTCTCGAAGCTCAAGCCGGTGTTCGCGAAAGAAAACGGCACGGTGACGGCGGGCAACGCATCGGGTATCAACGATGCCGCCGCTGCCGTCGTGTTGATGGAACGCAATGAGGCCGAGAAGCGCGGCCTCAGGCCGCTTGCGCGTCTGGTCTCGTATGCGCATGCGGGCGTCGATCCGAAATACATGGGCATCGGACCGGTTCCGGCCACGCGGAAGGCCTTGGAGCGCGCCGGATTGAGCGTGGCCGATCTCGATGTGATCGAAGCCAACGAAGCATTTGCGGCGCAGGCATGTGCGGTATCGAAGGAACTGGCGCTCGATCCCGCGAAGGTCAATCCGAACGGCTCGGGCATTTCGCTCGGCCATCCGATTGGCGCAACGGGCGCGTTGATCACCGTGAAGGCGCTGTACGAGCTGCAGCGCACGGGCGGCCGATATGCGCTCGTGACGATGTGCATTGGCGGCGGGCAGGGTATCGCGGCAATTTTTGAACGTGTAAGTAGCGATTGA
- the rimO gene encoding 30S ribosomal protein S12 methylthiotransferase RimO, translating to MKNHLETTAKAHSAPKVGFVSLGCPKALVDSEQIITQLRAEGYEISSSYDGADLVVVNTCGFIDEAVQESLDAIGEALHENGKVIVTGCLGAKKSASGTGLIEEVHPKVLAVTGPHATAEVMIHVHQHLPKPHDPFIDLVPPAGIKLTPRHYAYLKISEGCNHRCTFCIIPSMRGDLISRPIADVMLEAENLFKSGVKELLVISQDTSAYGVDVKYRTGFWNGKPVKTRMTDLVGALGELAAQYGAWVRLHYVYPYPSVDEVIPLMAEGPLKGHVLPYLDVPFQHAHPEVLKRMKRPANAEKVLERVQKWRAMCPDLTIRSTFIAGFPGETEEQFQTLLDFIRIADLDRVGCFAYSPVEGATANDLDGALPDEVREERRARFMELAEELSAERMKRKVGKTLKVLVDELSAEGGVGRTAADAPEIDGVVYIEPAKKASKRYKAGDFVSVKITGADGHDLWGEV from the coding sequence GTGAAAAATCATTTAGAAACAACGGCTAAGGCTCATTCGGCGCCTAAAGTCGGCTTTGTCAGCCTCGGCTGCCCGAAGGCCTTGGTCGACTCCGAGCAAATCATCACGCAACTGCGCGCCGAAGGTTACGAGATTTCCAGCTCCTACGATGGCGCCGATCTCGTGGTGGTGAACACATGCGGTTTTATCGATGAAGCCGTGCAGGAAAGCCTCGACGCCATCGGTGAAGCGCTGCATGAAAACGGCAAAGTGATCGTGACTGGTTGTCTCGGCGCGAAAAAGAGCGCCAGCGGGACAGGCCTGATCGAGGAAGTGCATCCAAAGGTGCTGGCCGTGACCGGTCCGCACGCGACGGCCGAAGTCATGATCCACGTGCACCAGCACTTGCCCAAGCCGCACGATCCGTTCATCGATCTGGTGCCGCCGGCCGGGATCAAGCTCACGCCTCGCCATTACGCGTACCTGAAGATATCGGAAGGGTGCAATCACCGCTGCACGTTCTGCATCATCCCGTCGATGCGCGGCGACCTGATCTCGCGTCCCATCGCCGACGTGATGCTCGAAGCGGAAAACCTTTTCAAATCCGGCGTCAAGGAACTGCTCGTAATTTCGCAGGACACGAGCGCTTATGGCGTCGATGTCAAATACCGCACCGGCTTCTGGAACGGCAAGCCGGTCAAGACACGGATGACGGACCTCGTCGGTGCGCTGGGCGAACTCGCGGCGCAATATGGCGCGTGGGTCCGCCTGCATTACGTGTATCCGTATCCGAGTGTGGACGAAGTGATTCCTTTGATGGCGGAGGGACCGCTGAAAGGGCACGTGCTGCCGTACCTCGACGTTCCGTTCCAGCATGCACATCCCGAAGTGCTCAAGCGCATGAAGCGCCCGGCGAACGCCGAGAAAGTGCTCGAACGCGTGCAGAAGTGGCGCGCAATGTGCCCGGACCTGACGATCCGCAGCACGTTCATTGCGGGATTCCCGGGCGAGACGGAAGAGCAGTTCCAGACGCTGCTGGACTTCATTCGTATCGCTGATCTGGATCGGGTCGGCTGCTTCGCGTATTCGCCGGTCGAAGGCGCGACGGCGAATGATCTCGACGGCGCGCTGCCCGACGAAGTCCGCGAGGAACGCCGTGCGCGGTTCATGGAACTGGCCGAGGAATTATCGGCGGAACGCATGAAGCGCAAGGTGGGCAAGACGCTGAAAGTGCTCGTCGATGAACTCAGCGCCGAAGGCGGCGTCGGACGTACTGCGGCCGATGCGCCCGAGATCGATGGCGTGGTGTATATCGAACCGGCGAAAAAAGCGTCCAAACGATATAAAGCGGGCGACTTCGTGTCGGTAAAGATCACTGGCGCCGATGGCCACGACCTGTGGGGCGAAGTTTAA
- a CDS encoding GNAT family N-acetyltransferase — MAELEQETTVMKNASIHIRVATIEDVPSLFDVRTSVRENHMSIADLASVNITPETIAAMLTGEGRGWVAEDLGRVVAFAMANATEATIFAVFVRPEYEGIGIGRLLMREAEQWLSTRGCGEIWLRTDRNPKVRSNGFYQRLGWKNEGVQEDGQNQYTKRVDNVDQQ, encoded by the coding sequence GTGGCCGAACTGGAACAGGAAACAACCGTCATGAAAAATGCTTCCATACATATCCGCGTCGCAACCATCGAAGACGTGCCATCCCTTTTCGACGTTCGCACCAGCGTGCGTGAGAACCACATGTCCATCGCAGACCTGGCGTCTGTGAATATCACGCCGGAGACAATTGCCGCCATGCTGACCGGCGAAGGTCGCGGCTGGGTCGCAGAGGACCTTGGAAGGGTTGTGGCATTTGCCATGGCCAACGCGACGGAAGCGACGATCTTCGCGGTTTTTGTTCGACCCGAATATGAAGGAATTGGAATAGGCCGCCTGCTCATGCGCGAAGCGGAACAGTGGTTGTCGACTCGAGGCTGCGGTGAAATCTGGTTACGCACAGACCGGAATCCGAAAGTTCGCTCGAATGGCTTTTACCAGCGACTTGGCTGGAAGAATGAGGGCGTTCAGGAAGATGGGCAGAATCAGTACACAAAGCGCGTCGATAACGTCGACCAGCAATGA
- a CDS encoding tRNA dihydrouridine synthase, with translation MSRLLLAPMEGLADYVLRDVLTSTGGFDGCVSEFIRVTGSVLPRGVYERETPEVLHGGRTPNGTPMVIQLLGSDPEWMALNAATAASLSPYGIDLNFGCPAKIVNRHGGGAMLLAHPEQLHRIVSSVRAAVPRSIAVTAKMRLGVSDTSLAIDCATALAEGGAASLVVHARTRDDGYRPPAHWEWIARIDAAVDVPVVANGEVWTVADWDACRAVSGCADVMIGRGAVSDPFLALRIRGLMDRTPSDDEWPAVRGLLADYLRKLQLRVASRHEHGRVKMWLGYLKRTWPQAAELHAAIRRLHDAYEILEVIERAMALDDSTPVVQCAAIGSPDPVKPRYLTGRFIAGSVT, from the coding sequence ATGAGCCGGCTGCTTCTTGCGCCCATGGAAGGGCTCGCAGACTACGTGCTGCGCGATGTGCTGACCAGCACCGGCGGATTCGACGGCTGCGTATCCGAATTCATCAGGGTAACGGGGTCGGTGCTTCCCCGGGGTGTCTACGAGAGAGAGACGCCTGAAGTCCTCCACGGAGGCCGAACACCCAACGGCACGCCGATGGTGATCCAGTTGCTCGGCAGCGATCCTGAATGGATGGCGTTGAATGCGGCTACGGCGGCCAGTCTGTCGCCTTATGGCATCGATCTGAACTTCGGCTGTCCCGCAAAGATCGTCAACCGGCACGGTGGCGGCGCGATGCTGCTGGCGCACCCTGAACAGTTGCACCGGATTGTTTCGTCCGTTCGTGCAGCAGTCCCTCGCAGCATTGCCGTGACGGCAAAAATGCGGCTTGGCGTATCCGATACTTCGCTCGCGATCGACTGCGCCACGGCGCTGGCGGAGGGCGGCGCTGCCTCCCTCGTGGTGCATGCCAGAACGCGGGACGATGGTTATCGGCCGCCGGCGCACTGGGAATGGATCGCGCGTATCGACGCCGCCGTGGACGTACCGGTTGTAGCCAACGGAGAAGTCTGGACCGTGGCCGACTGGGACGCATGCCGTGCGGTCAGCGGCTGCGCGGACGTGATGATCGGGCGGGGCGCCGTCTCGGACCCGTTCCTGGCTTTGCGTATCCGCGGACTAATGGACCGGACGCCTTCCGACGACGAATGGCCGGCCGTGCGGGGTCTACTCGCCGATTACCTGAGGAAACTGCAACTCCGGGTGGCATCCCGTCATGAGCACGGCCGCGTCAAGATGTGGCTCGGCTATCTTAAGCGGACCTGGCCACAGGCTGCCGAGCTGCACGCAGCGATTCGGCGCCTGCATGATGCGTATGAAATTCTTGAAGTGATCGAGCGCGCTATGGCACTCGATGATTCAACACCGGTCGTTCAATGTGCGGCCATTGGGTCGCCCGATCCGGTAAAGCCTCGCTATTTGACCGGGCGCTTCATCGCCGGCTCGGTGACGTAA
- the phaR gene encoding polyhydroxyalkanoate synthesis repressor PhaR gives MTTTKKSAERLIKKYPNRRLYDTETSTYITLSDVKQLVLDQEEFKVMDAKSSEDLTRSILLQIILEEESGGLPMFSSVMLSQIIRFYGNAMQGMMGTYLEKNIQAFIDIQHKLTDQSKGLIDGGNGTQLNPEVWSQFMNMQAPMMQGMMTSYIEQSKNMFVQMQEQMQSQAKSMFSTFPFPNPPGASGTGEKK, from the coding sequence ATGACCACTACAAAGAAATCCGCTGAACGGCTCATAAAAAAATATCCGAATCGCCGGCTCTACGATACCGAAACCAGCACCTACATCACGCTCTCCGACGTCAAGCAGCTCGTGCTCGACCAGGAAGAGTTCAAGGTGATGGACGCCAAGTCGTCCGAGGACCTGACGCGCAGCATCTTGCTGCAGATCATCCTGGAGGAGGAGAGCGGCGGGCTGCCGATGTTTTCATCGGTCATGCTTTCGCAGATCATCCGTTTCTACGGCAACGCCATGCAGGGAATGATGGGCACGTACCTGGAGAAGAATATCCAGGCGTTCATCGATATCCAGCACAAGCTCACCGATCAGTCGAAGGGCTTGATCGATGGCGGGAACGGGACGCAACTGAACCCGGAAGTGTGGTCACAGTTCATGAACATGCAGGCGCCGATGATGCAGGGGATGATGACGAGCTATATCGAGCAGTCGAAGAACATGTTCGTGCAGATGCAGGAGCAGATGCAAAGCCAGGCGAAATCGATGTTCAGCACGTTTCCGTTTCCGAATCCGCCGGGCGCGAGTGGGACGGGGGAGAAGAAGTAA
- a CDS encoding 3-ketoacyl-ACP reductase, which yields MTKRVAYVTGGMGGIGTSICQRLHKDGYTVVAGCGPNSPRRVKWLEEQKALGYEFIASEGNVGDWESTKNAFDKVKAEVGEIDILVNNAGITRDVVFRKMTHEDWTAVIDTNLTSLFNVTKQVIDGMVERGFGRIINISSVNGQKGQFGQTNYSTAKAGIHGFTMALAQEVATKGVTVNTISPGYIGTDMVKSIRPDVLEKIVATIPVRRLGRPEEIGSIVAWLASEESGFSTGADFSLNGGLHMG from the coding sequence ATGACTAAACGAGTAGCGTATGTAACGGGCGGTATGGGTGGCATTGGCACGAGCATCTGCCAGCGGTTGCACAAGGACGGCTACACGGTCGTCGCGGGTTGCGGACCGAATTCGCCGCGCCGGGTCAAGTGGCTCGAGGAACAGAAGGCGCTCGGGTACGAGTTCATCGCGTCGGAAGGCAACGTGGGCGACTGGGAGTCGACCAAGAATGCGTTCGACAAGGTCAAGGCCGAAGTCGGCGAGATCGACATCCTCGTGAACAACGCCGGCATCACGCGCGACGTGGTGTTCCGCAAGATGACGCATGAGGACTGGACCGCGGTTATCGATACCAACTTGACGAGTCTTTTCAACGTGACCAAGCAGGTGATCGACGGCATGGTCGAGCGCGGCTTCGGGCGCATCATCAATATTTCATCGGTGAACGGCCAGAAAGGGCAGTTTGGCCAGACGAACTATTCGACGGCGAAGGCCGGCATTCACGGCTTCACGATGGCGCTCGCGCAGGAAGTGGCGACCAAGGGCGTGACGGTCAATACCATTTCGCCGGGCTACATTGGCACGGACATGGTTAAGTCGATCCGCCCGGACGTGCTCGAAAAAATCGTCGCGACCATTCCGGTCCGCCGGCTCGGGCGGCCTGAGGAAATCGGGTCGATCGTGGCGTGGCTGGCATCGGAGGAATCGGGTTTCTCGACCGGCGCCGACTTCTCGCTGAACGGCGGCCTGCACATGGGTTGA
- a CDS encoding acetyl-CoA C-acetyltransferase, giving the protein MTDVVIVSAARTAVGKFGGSLAKIAAPDLGAIVLRAVLERANLKPEQISEVILGQVLTAGSGQNPARQALIKAGFPNSVPGMTINKVCGSGLKAVMLAANAIIAGDADIVVAGGQENMSAAPHVLPGSRDGFRMGDAKLIDSMIVDGLWDAFNSIHMGVTAENVAKEYGISRADQDAFAALSQNKAEAAQKSGRFDDEIVPVEIPQRKGDPVRFATDEFVRHGVTAESLASLKPAFSKEGTVTAANASGLNDGAAAVIVMSAKKADALGLTPLARIKAYANAGVDPKIMGMGPVPASKRCLERAGWSAGDLDLMEINEAFAAQALAVHQQMGWDTSKVNVNGGAIAIGHPIGASGARILVTLLHEMQKRDAKKGLASLCIGGGMGVALALERP; this is encoded by the coding sequence ATGACAGACGTAGTGATCGTATCGGCTGCACGGACGGCAGTCGGCAAATTCGGCGGGTCGCTGGCGAAGATCGCCGCGCCTGATCTCGGTGCAATCGTGCTGCGCGCGGTGCTGGAGCGCGCGAACCTGAAGCCCGAGCAGATCAGCGAAGTGATCCTCGGCCAGGTGCTTACGGCCGGCTCCGGCCAGAATCCAGCGCGTCAGGCGCTGATCAAGGCGGGCTTCCCGAATTCGGTTCCGGGCATGACCATCAACAAGGTGTGCGGCTCGGGCCTGAAGGCCGTGATGCTCGCGGCAAACGCGATCATTGCCGGCGATGCCGACATCGTGGTCGCAGGCGGACAGGAGAACATGAGCGCGGCGCCGCACGTGCTGCCGGGTTCGCGCGATGGTTTTCGCATGGGCGACGCCAAGCTGATCGATTCGATGATCGTCGACGGCCTGTGGGATGCGTTCAACTCCATCCACATGGGTGTGACCGCAGAAAATGTCGCGAAGGAATACGGCATCTCGCGCGCGGACCAGGACGCGTTCGCTGCGTTGTCGCAGAACAAGGCGGAAGCGGCCCAGAAGTCCGGCCGTTTCGACGATGAAATCGTGCCCGTCGAGATTCCCCAGCGCAAGGGCGACCCCGTGCGTTTTGCTACCGACGAATTCGTGCGCCACGGCGTGACGGCCGAGTCGCTTGCATCGCTGAAACCGGCGTTTTCGAAGGAAGGCACGGTGACGGCGGCGAATGCGTCCGGCCTGAACGACGGCGCTGCAGCCGTGATCGTGATGTCCGCGAAAAAAGCCGACGCGCTCGGCCTCACGCCGCTCGCGCGCATCAAGGCGTACGCGAATGCGGGCGTCGATCCCAAGATCATGGGCATGGGTCCGGTGCCGGCATCGAAGCGGTGCCTGGAACGCGCGGGCTGGTCTGCAGGCGATCTCGACCTGATGGAAATCAACGAAGCGTTCGCTGCGCAGGCGCTCGCGGTGCATCAGCAGATGGGCTGGGATACATCGAAAGTGAACGTGAACGGCGGGGCAATCGCGATCGGCCATCCGATTGGTGCGTCCGGCGCGCGGATCCTGGTCACGCTGCTGCACGAAATGCAGAAACGGGATGCAAAGAAAGGGCTGGCGTCGCTGTGTATCGGCGGCGGCATGGGCGTGGCGCTTGCACTCGAGCGCCCGTAG
- a CDS encoding PHA/PHB synthase family protein — MQKMFEQWLNTWRSVADPSSWQKLSAQANAGSSGAPGANPFAAFGAIPGFAGFPGGNGNIQSMFASMPGMPAMPKIPTAAIAPQRLQELQASFSRDATELMKQAGAQSIDLSTLKDRRFSGAAWQATPGFAFAAAWYVLNARYLQELAEAVEGDAKTRERIRFAVQQWAAAASPSNYIALNPDAQKALIESRGESLQKGMMNLLADMQRGKIQQSDESGFVVGKNIATTQGSVVFENDLLQLIQYTPHTATVRERPLLIVPPCINKFYILDLQPEGSLVGHALDAGHQVFMISWRNADASIAHKTWDDYIDEGVLTPIDVVKQISGREQINTLGFCVGGTMLATALAVLAARGEHPAASMTLLTAMLDFSDTGVLDVFIDEQHVKMREQTIGGKDGTPAGLMRGVEFANTFSYLRPNDLVWNYVVDNYLKGRTPQAFDLLYWNSDSTNLPGPMFVWYLRNTYLENRLRNPGELTACGEPVDLSLIDVPTFLYGSREDHIVPWTAAYASAPLLTGPQTFVLGASGHIAGVINPPSKNKRSFWKLDTTDKTLPENADDWFEGATEHPGSWWTTWTDWLDGHGGKKVKPKPELGSADFAVIEPAPGRYVLQRDQ, encoded by the coding sequence ATGCAAAAGATGTTCGAGCAATGGCTCAACACATGGCGTTCAGTCGCCGATCCTTCGTCGTGGCAAAAGCTCTCGGCACAAGCCAATGCGGGGTCATCGGGCGCGCCGGGTGCGAATCCGTTTGCGGCTTTCGGCGCCATCCCTGGCTTTGCGGGTTTTCCCGGCGGTAACGGCAACATTCAATCCATGTTTGCGTCGATGCCCGGTATGCCGGCCATGCCGAAGATTCCGACGGCCGCGATTGCGCCGCAACGCCTGCAGGAATTGCAGGCGAGTTTCTCGCGCGACGCCACGGAACTGATGAAGCAGGCGGGCGCGCAAAGCATCGATTTGTCGACATTGAAAGACCGGCGTTTCAGCGGCGCCGCCTGGCAAGCCACACCGGGTTTTGCGTTCGCGGCCGCGTGGTACGTGCTCAACGCGCGTTATCTGCAGGAACTTGCGGAAGCGGTCGAGGGCGACGCCAAGACGCGCGAGCGCATTCGCTTCGCCGTGCAGCAATGGGCGGCGGCAGCATCGCCGAGTAATTACATTGCGTTGAATCCGGATGCGCAGAAGGCGTTGATCGAAAGCCGCGGCGAGAGCCTGCAGAAAGGCATGATGAATCTGCTCGCGGACATGCAGCGCGGCAAGATCCAGCAAAGCGATGAATCGGGCTTCGTGGTCGGCAAGAACATCGCGACCACCCAGGGTTCGGTCGTGTTCGAGAACGACCTGCTGCAATTGATCCAGTACACGCCGCATACCGCGACGGTGCGCGAGCGGCCGCTCCTGATCGTGCCGCCTTGCATCAACAAGTTTTATATCCTCGATCTGCAGCCCGAAGGTTCGCTCGTCGGCCACGCGCTCGATGCCGGTCATCAGGTTTTCATGATCTCGTGGCGCAATGCGGATGCATCGATTGCGCACAAGACGTGGGACGATTACATCGACGAGGGCGTGCTTACGCCTATCGATGTGGTGAAGCAGATCAGCGGACGCGAGCAGATCAACACGCTCGGCTTCTGCGTGGGCGGCACCATGCTCGCGACGGCCTTGGCCGTGCTGGCCGCGCGCGGGGAACATCCGGCGGCATCGATGACCTTGCTCACCGCCATGCTCGATTTCTCGGATACGGGCGTGCTGGATGTTTTTATCGATGAACAGCATGTGAAGATGCGCGAACAGACCATCGGCGGAAAAGACGGTACGCCGGCGGGCCTGATGCGCGGAGTGGAGTTCGCGAACACGTTCTCGTATCTGCGCCCGAACGACCTGGTGTGGAACTACGTGGTCGACAACTACCTCAAGGGACGCACGCCGCAAGCGTTCGATCTGCTTTACTGGAACAGCGACTCCACCAATCTTCCCGGGCCGATGTTCGTCTGGTATCTGCGCAACACGTATCTGGAAAACCGCCTGCGCAATCCCGGCGAGTTGACCGCCTGCGGCGAACCGGTGGATTTGTCGCTGATCGACGTGCCCACGTTCCTGTATGGCTCGCGCGAGGATCACATCGTGCCGTGGACGGCGGCCTACGCATCGGCGCCGTTGCTCACCGGCCCGCAGACGTTCGTGCTCGGCGCATCTGGGCATATTGCGGGCGTGATCAATCCGCCGTCGAAAAACAAGCGCAGCTTCTGGAAGCTGGACACGACCGATAAGACTCTTCCCGAGAACGCAGACGACTGGTTCGAAGGCGCGACCGAGCATCCGGGAAGCTGGTGGACAACCTGGACCGACTGGCTCGATGGACACGGCGGCAAGAAAGTAAAGCCGAAGCCGGAACTGGGGTCAGCAGATTTCGCGGTGATCGAGCCGGCGCCGGGACGCTACGTCCTGCAGCGGGACCAGTGA
- the pgeF gene encoding peptidoglycan editing factor PgeF, with protein MSETSRAGFSARPLRHDDCLWPDWSSGPAAVSKRVHAFATTRNGGVSEAPYGGAKGEGGLNLGLHTGDVLDTVLENRRRVVALTGAPVAWLEQVHGVDIEDAAEVIDRCAGSPSSTVKADAAVTDRPGVVCAVMVADCLPVLFCDTAGRAVGAAHAGWRGLAGGIVEKTAMRVASLAGARMETLHAWLGPAIGPSAFEVGEDVLDAFVSPASPAHRDAVMAAFAPREQKHKYLADIYALARLRLELAGVAPQHVHGGTHCTVTEAERFFSYRRERTTGRMAAMIWLAN; from the coding sequence ATGAGCGAAACTTCCCGTGCGGGTTTTTCAGCTCGGCCGCTTCGTCACGACGATTGTCTCTGGCCTGACTGGTCGAGCGGGCCTGCGGCGGTATCGAAGCGCGTTCATGCGTTCGCGACCACGCGCAACGGAGGCGTGAGCGAAGCGCCTTACGGCGGAGCAAAGGGCGAGGGCGGTTTGAACCTCGGGTTGCATACCGGCGACGTTCTTGACACGGTGCTTGAAAACCGGCGCCGCGTGGTCGCGTTGACGGGCGCGCCTGTCGCGTGGCTCGAGCAGGTTCACGGCGTCGATATCGAAGACGCGGCCGAAGTGATCGACCGGTGCGCGGGTTCTCCCTCATCGACGGTCAAGGCCGACGCCGCCGTGACCGATCGCCCTGGCGTGGTCTGCGCGGTAATGGTGGCCGATTGCTTGCCGGTGCTGTTTTGCGATACCGCCGGCCGTGCCGTGGGCGCGGCGCACGCGGGGTGGCGCGGACTTGCTGGCGGCATTGTGGAGAAGACGGCGATGCGCGTCGCCAGTCTCGCAGGCGCTCGCATGGAAACGCTGCATGCATGGCTTGGACCGGCAATTGGTCCAAGCGCATTCGAGGTCGGCGAAGATGTGCTCGATGCGTTTGTAAGCCCCGCCAGTCCTGCGCATCGCGACGCAGTCATGGCCGCCTTCGCGCCGCGCGAACAGAAACACAAATATCTCGCTGATATCTATGCGCTTGCGCGTTTGCGGCTCGAACTGGCGGGCGTTGCGCCGCAGCACGTCCACGGCGGAACGCATTGTACGGTTACGGAGGCTGAGCGTTTCTTTTCGTATCGGCGCGAAAGGACAACCGGGCGTATGGCCGCCATGATCTGGCTTGCCAACTGA
- a CDS encoding RluA family pseudouridine synthase translates to MTRSSTSRTKDRSKDYSPSASADDARPDDLTASAAASGSATETHGAPVSTNLHARRADAETPRTIAVPDEYAGERLDKVMARLFPEFSRSRLQTWIDAQRVQVDGAPAKIRQPVPLGATITLIPDLLPEQLAFTPEPVPLDIVYEDDALVVINKPAGMVVHPAAGNWSGTLLNGLLYRYGDAAAGLPRAGIVHRLDKETSGLMVVARTLEAQTILTRQLQARTVKRRYVALVWGTMPDEGTIDAPIGRDPRDRTRMAVVESASGKYARTHYRTIDRAMWNQQPVSAVHCDLDTGRTHQIRVHCAHIRHPLLGDPIYGHARGKRSVQPLPDGFNRQALHAWRLGLIHPTTGREISWRADVPEDIEALAAELGLGRDESTDLDPEDEDFIEEEGYDAQARGGWDESQPIEYDEDDDEE, encoded by the coding sequence ATGACCCGCTCAAGTACAAGTCGTACCAAAGATCGCAGCAAAGATTATAGCCCAAGCGCATCGGCCGACGACGCACGTCCGGACGATTTGACCGCATCCGCGGCGGCATCCGGTTCTGCAACCGAAACGCATGGTGCGCCTGTATCCACCAACCTTCACGCGCGCCGCGCCGATGCCGAAACGCCACGCACGATTGCCGTGCCCGACGAGTACGCCGGCGAGCGGCTCGACAAGGTCATGGCGCGGCTGTTCCCGGAATTCTCGCGCAGCCGCTTGCAGACATGGATCGATGCACAGCGCGTGCAGGTCGACGGCGCGCCTGCAAAGATCCGGCAACCGGTGCCGCTGGGCGCGACGATCACGCTGATTCCCGACCTGTTGCCCGAGCAGCTTGCGTTCACGCCCGAGCCGGTGCCGCTCGACATCGTTTATGAAGACGATGCACTCGTGGTCATCAACAAACCCGCCGGCATGGTCGTGCATCCGGCAGCCGGGAACTGGAGCGGCACGCTGCTCAACGGCCTGCTTTACAGATACGGCGATGCCGCAGCCGGCCTGCCGCGCGCGGGTATCGTGCATCGGCTGGACAAGGAGACGTCGGGGCTCATGGTCGTTGCGCGCACGCTCGAGGCGCAGACCATCCTCACGCGCCAGTTGCAGGCGCGCACGGTGAAGCGCCGCTACGTCGCGCTGGTGTGGGGCACGATGCCGGACGAAGGCACGATCGATGCCCCCATCGGCCGCGATCCCCGCGACCGCACGCGCATGGCCGTGGTGGAGAGCGCATCGGGGAAGTACGCGCGCACGCATTACCGCACCATCGACCGGGCGATGTGGAACCAGCAGCCCGTCTCGGCCGTGCATTGCGATCTCGATACCGGCCGCACGCACCAGATTCGCGTGCATTGCGCGCATATCCGCCATCCCTTGCTCGGCGACCCGATTTATGGCCACGCGCGCGGCAAGCGCTCGGTGCAGCCTTTGCCCGATGGCTTCAACCGGCAGGCGCTGCATGCCTGGCGTCTCGGCCTGATTCACCCGACCACGGGCCGCGAGATAAGCTGGCGCGCGGACGTTCCGGAGGACATCGAGGCGCTGGCGGCTGAACTCGGACTCGGCCGCGATGAATCGACCGATCTCGATCCGGAAGATGAGGACTTCATCGAGGAAGAAGGGTATGACGCCCAGGCGCGCGGTGGCTGGGATGAATCGCAGCCGATCGAATACGACGAAGATGACGACGAGGAATAA